The following coding sequences are from one uncultured Desulfobacter sp. window:
- the rsmA gene encoding 16S rRNA (adenine(1518)-N(6)/adenine(1519)-N(6))-dimethyltransferase RsmA, giving the protein MTHPGELLKKNGLYAGKELGQNFLSNPATAQMIVDRTCVDKETTVLEIGPGLGAITLPLARACKQLTAVEKDRRIIPLLEQELADEGISNVKIINQNILKTDIREIAGAKKLVVIGNLPYNISSQILFQLVTIRQVVTRAFLMFQKELAQRLLASPGTKDYSRLAAVVQYAANISRVADIGPNNFFPRPDVDSTVLRFDFFETQGMGQADETLMFGVIKAAFSKRRKTLHNAMSGGEMGLTKQIVGVALENAGIDPSRRAETLSIQEFIDLSKAVGNVITDKS; this is encoded by the coding sequence AAAACGGGTTATATGCCGGAAAGGAGCTGGGGCAGAATTTTTTGTCCAACCCGGCCACAGCCCAGATGATTGTGGATAGAACCTGCGTTGATAAAGAGACCACCGTGCTTGAAATCGGTCCTGGATTAGGGGCGATCACCCTGCCTTTGGCACGGGCCTGCAAGCAGCTTACGGCAGTTGAAAAAGACCGCCGTATTATTCCTTTGCTTGAACAGGAACTGGCCGATGAAGGAATCAGCAATGTTAAGATTATCAATCAAAACATTTTAAAAACAGATATCCGGGAAATTGCAGGGGCAAAGAAACTGGTGGTGATCGGGAATCTGCCATACAATATTTCCTCCCAGATCCTTTTTCAGCTGGTTACAATCCGACAGGTTGTGACACGCGCATTTCTTATGTTTCAAAAGGAACTTGCCCAACGACTTCTTGCCTCCCCCGGAACCAAGGACTATTCACGGCTTGCTGCGGTGGTTCAATATGCCGCAAACATCAGCCGGGTTGCGGATATCGGGCCCAACAACTTTTTTCCCAGACCGGATGTAGACTCCACGGTTCTGCGCTTTGATTTTTTTGAAACCCAAGGCATGGGACAGGCGGACGAAACCTTGATGTTCGGTGTAATAAAAGCCGCATTTTCCAAGCGTAGAAAAACCCTTCACAATGCCATGTCCGGCGGCGAAATGGGCTTAACCAAACAAATTGTCGGGGTTGCCCTTGAAAACGCCGGCATTGACCCCTCACGGCGGGCTGAAACCCTGAGCATCCAGGAATTTATAGATCTATCAAAGGCGGTGGGAAACGTGATCACCGATAAATCATGA
- a CDS encoding HD domain-containing phosphohydrolase, which translates to MIEARISIDKLIEVVRQGGRVKTGVDVYDSNGTLLLAKDVMVDKTKPLKIVRNNGLRHVPVASNGGVYDASGNKINMKSAKMPNILSDSFLDSEPVKTQNVTERLKEILELRRFAESISIKAQAIIKNAVNQIRETKGEFDVDAVSAQASELASFAKQELHPFAYAPREWFFYDDYFYNHATNVCALGSQVLHRFNKAFSTIMEKSLWASPTLAGNEKSGMFSYYYPEEINEMTFGLFIYDLGKSMVPEDLLNKTSTLNKDEIELLRRHAHDFGFTVIEKNHLGSTVLSNMIRHHHGPLYEGEPGCYPEGLEYGNMPPYVRICKLMDIYDAMISKRSYQDAVNQVAAVTGLFRSYVHKDPILQFILHAFVKTVGLYPPGSIVFLKSGQLAYVLENEGPLVLPFTDKNQVPLKSRPDPFNAGKQTGVLAIDSDRSLRQPKKIWDCLPAFIREIALPKDQVAAAVAAISTI; encoded by the coding sequence ATGATTGAAGCAAGAATATCCATAGATAAGCTGATCGAGGTTGTCCGCCAGGGCGGCCGGGTTAAAACCGGGGTGGATGTGTACGACAGCAACGGCACCCTGCTTTTAGCCAAAGATGTCATGGTGGATAAAACAAAGCCGCTTAAAATCGTTCGAAACAACGGTCTTCGGCATGTGCCGGTGGCAAGTAACGGCGGTGTTTATGACGCATCCGGCAACAAAATTAACATGAAATCCGCCAAGATGCCCAATATTTTGTCCGATTCATTTTTAGATTCCGAACCCGTCAAAACCCAGAACGTAACCGAACGGCTCAAAGAGATCCTGGAACTGCGAAGGTTTGCCGAATCCATAAGCATCAAAGCCCAGGCTATCATAAAAAATGCCGTGAACCAGATCCGGGAGACAAAGGGTGAGTTTGATGTGGATGCCGTATCAGCCCAGGCATCAGAACTTGCATCATTTGCAAAACAGGAACTTCACCCCTTTGCCTATGCACCCAGGGAGTGGTTTTTCTATGATGACTATTTTTACAACCATGCCACCAATGTCTGCGCCCTGGGCTCCCAGGTCCTGCACCGGTTCAACAAGGCCTTTTCAACAATAATGGAAAAATCGCTTTGGGCCTCACCAACCCTTGCGGGCAATGAGAAGTCGGGCATGTTTTCCTATTACTACCCGGAAGAGATAAACGAGATGACCTTTGGTCTGTTCATCTATGATCTGGGAAAATCCATGGTGCCCGAAGATCTTTTGAATAAAACATCAACACTGAACAAAGATGAAATCGAACTGCTGCGCCGGCATGCCCATGATTTCGGGTTTACGGTCATAGAAAAGAACCATCTGGGCAGTACCGTGCTCAGTAACATGATTCGGCATCATCATGGCCCTTTGTATGAAGGAGAACCCGGGTGTTATCCTGAGGGACTCGAATACGGAAACATGCCGCCCTATGTCAGAATATGCAAACTGATGGACATCTATGACGCCATGATTTCCAAACGCAGTTACCAGGACGCCGTTAACCAGGTTGCTGCCGTCACCGGCCTGTTTCGCAGCTATGTGCACAAAGATCCCATCCTGCAATTCATTCTCCATGCGTTTGTCAAAACCGTTGGTCTCTATCCGCCGGGCAGCATCGTGTTTCTTAAAAGCGGACAACTGGCCTATGTACTTGAAAACGAAGGCCCCCTTGTGCTTCCCTTCACAGATAAAAACCAGGTCCCCTTGAAATCCAGACCGGATCCGTTTAACGCCGGAAAACAAACAGGTGTGCTCGCCATTGACAGTGACAGAAGCCTCAGGCAGCCCAAAAAAATATGGGACTGCCTGCCTGCATTTATCAGAGAGATCGCCCTGCCCAAGGATCAGGTGGCGGCGGCCGTCGCTGCGATTTCAACCATATAA
- a CDS encoding ribose-phosphate pyrophosphokinase: protein MTENLKVFSGGSNQDLATAICEHIGIPLSPMETSRFSNDNLFVQIKESVREKDVFVVQSLTAPVSDHLMELMITIDALRSASAKRITAVIPYYSYARSDKKDAPRISIAARLVADLLKTAGADRVLTMDLHADAVHGFFSIPVDHLTFMPTICDYFAELLDLSKVVVVATDAGGAKRAGRFANRLDTSLAIIDKRRLSDSNVKQGLVVGNVEGLDAIVFDDEISTGGTLVSTIETLKRAGAGNIYVGATHPVLCGQAVENLSQTIVSGIVVANTVHIPAKKQFSQLKSLSVAPLFARAIKHIHTGESVSALFKP, encoded by the coding sequence ATGACAGAAAATTTAAAAGTATTTTCCGGTGGATCCAATCAGGATCTTGCAACGGCAATCTGTGAGCATATCGGAATTCCTTTGAGTCCCATGGAAACATCCCGATTTTCAAACGACAATTTATTTGTTCAGATTAAGGAAAGCGTCAGGGAAAAAGATGTTTTTGTCGTACAGTCTTTAACTGCGCCTGTCAGTGATCACCTTATGGAGTTGATGATTACCATAGATGCATTGCGCAGCGCATCTGCAAAGCGAATTACCGCTGTTATTCCCTACTACTCATATGCACGCTCGGATAAAAAAGATGCACCAAGAATTTCCATTGCTGCACGCCTTGTGGCAGATCTTTTAAAAACTGCCGGGGCAGACCGGGTACTGACCATGGATCTGCACGCCGATGCCGTGCATGGATTTTTCAGTATTCCCGTTGATCATTTAACATTCATGCCCACAATCTGTGATTATTTTGCAGAACTTTTGGATCTGTCAAAGGTCGTGGTGGTGGCCACGGATGCAGGCGGGGCTAAAAGGGCCGGCCGGTTTGCCAATCGTCTGGATACCTCCCTTGCCATTATAGACAAACGCCGTCTCAGCGATTCCAATGTGAAGCAGGGACTGGTCGTGGGAAATGTAGAAGGGCTGGATGCCATCGTCTTCGACGATGAGATATCCACAGGGGGAACCCTGGTGAGTACCATTGAAACCTTGAAGCGTGCAGGAGCCGGCAATATTTATGTGGGTGCAACCCACCCTGTGCTTTGCGGTCAGGCGGTGGAAAATCTAAGTCAAACCATTGTATCCGGGATCGTGGTTGCCAACACGGTTCATATTCCTGCAAAAAAACAGTTTTCTCAGCTTAAATCTTTGTCCGTGGCACCGCTTTTTGCCCGGGCTATTAAGCATATTCATACTGGAGAAAGTGTATCTGCGCTCTTTAAGCCCTAA
- a CDS encoding LysR family transcriptional regulator ArgP, which yields MYDYKLIEAMAEVVRQGGFEKAAARMCLTQSAVSQRVRQLEEQAGQILLTRSVPPAVTDAGKWFLAHYLQVRHLEEDLANRTAFGWDGKPVTLSVGVNADSLATWFPKAVAPMLKDGKILLDIRVDDQEQTHKLLKNGTVCGCISILDRAIQGCRIFEIGTMTYQLLCTKDFARRWFPRGVTLEALSKAPAIVFNQKDELHDKALKIVFPTVPKDIPATYVPSSETFVDFIAMGLGYGVVPLAQGGHLMEKGILIPLIAGLTIDIQLFWHCWNLKSPLIESFTQALLDQGGKNLNTFINPDLHP from the coding sequence ATGTATGATTATAAGCTTATAGAGGCGATGGCCGAAGTTGTTCGGCAGGGCGGGTTTGAAAAGGCGGCGGCACGGATGTGCCTGACCCAGTCTGCGGTATCACAGCGGGTCAGACAACTTGAAGAGCAGGCCGGACAGATCTTGCTGACCCGCTCGGTGCCCCCAGCCGTCACAGATGCCGGTAAATGGTTTCTTGCCCATTATTTACAGGTCAGGCACCTGGAAGAGGATTTGGCAAACCGGACAGCCTTTGGGTGGGATGGAAAACCTGTAACCCTGTCCGTGGGGGTCAATGCCGATAGTCTGGCCACATGGTTTCCTAAAGCTGTTGCGCCCATGCTGAAAGATGGAAAAATTTTGCTGGACATTCGGGTGGACGATCAGGAACAGACGCATAAACTTTTAAAAAATGGAACCGTGTGCGGTTGCATCAGTATCCTTGACCGGGCCATTCAGGGGTGTCGAATTTTTGAAATTGGCACCATGACGTACCAATTGTTATGTACCAAGGATTTCGCCCGTCGCTGGTTTCCCCGGGGAGTAACCCTTGAAGCGTTATCAAAGGCACCGGCCATAGTTTTTAACCAAAAGGATGAATTGCACGATAAAGCGCTTAAGATTGTCTTTCCTACCGTGCCAAAAGATATACCTGCGACCTATGTGCCCTCGTCTGAAACCTTTGTGGATTTTATTGCCATGGGTCTTGGATACGGTGTGGTGCCACTGGCCCAAGGCGGTCACCTGATGGAAAAAGGCATTTTAATCCCCCTGATTGCCGGTCTGACAATTGATATCCAGCTCTTCTGGCATTGCTGGAATTTAAAATCGCCTTTGATTGAATCCTTCACCCAGGCCCTGCTGGACCAGGGCGGTAAAAACCTCAATACCTTCATCAATCCAGATCTGCATCCTTAA
- a CDS encoding LysE/ArgO family amino acid transporter, producing the protein MMTPFFQGLGTGGGLIVAIGAQNAFILSQGIRKNHPLIIAAICIFCDVLFITLGVAGIGAAVSRSVLLSRLTAWGGTIFLFLYGFQAFRSAMGNKSLNAADQGHMSLRTVIISTLAVTLLNPHFYLDTVVLIGSIASRFPHGQRFYFWAGSVTASTLWFISLSIGARLFAPVFKNPLAWRILDAVIGLTLWSIAFSLTRYAMTL; encoded by the coding sequence ATGATGACACCCTTTTTCCAGGGCCTTGGCACAGGGGGCGGCCTTATTGTGGCCATTGGTGCGCAAAACGCATTTATACTTTCCCAGGGCATCCGCAAAAATCATCCCCTGATCATTGCTGCAATCTGTATCTTCTGTGATGTCCTGTTTATTACACTGGGGGTTGCAGGTATCGGCGCTGCCGTTTCAAGGTCGGTTCTGTTGTCACGGCTGACGGCCTGGGGCGGTACGATATTTTTATTTTTATACGGATTTCAGGCGTTCAGATCGGCCATGGGGAACAAAAGCCTTAATGCGGCGGATCAGGGCCATATGTCCCTTAGGACGGTTATTATATCAACATTGGCCGTTACCCTTCTCAATCCCCATTTCTACCTTGACACGGTTGTATTGATCGGGAGTATCGCAAGCCGATTTCCCCACGGCCAAAGATTTTATTTCTGGGCGGGAAGCGTCACGGCTTCTACCCTGTGGTTCATCAGTCTGAGTATTGGGGCAAGGCTATTTGCACCCGTATTCAAAAATCCATTGGCCTGGCGAATTCTTGATGCTGTTATCGGTTTAACCCTGTGGAGTATTGCATTCTCCCTGACCCGGTATGCCATGACTTTATAA
- the rdgC gene encoding recombination-associated protein RdgC — translation MGLISSTHSISRYYIDGEFPDGAAEGVRQGLIENAIPEIENEYDEISAGWTPLETPYNPDFESASFLFGTYFAFSLRIDKKSIPAKLIQKHMAIETEKKKKESGRPFISKNEKAEIKEMVVDILMHKTPFIPNIYDVLWDYENKNLILFSTQKAANELFETLFFKSFDHKPIKIFPYTIVEKLGSFSNDKKDRILALSPLNMKGI, via the coding sequence ATGGGTTTAATTTCTTCCACCCACTCCATCAGCCGTTATTACATTGACGGTGAATTTCCCGACGGTGCCGCAGAAGGTGTCCGCCAGGGACTGATTGAAAACGCCATCCCTGAAATTGAAAATGAGTACGATGAAATTTCAGCCGGATGGACCCCCCTTGAGACCCCGTACAATCCGGATTTCGAATCCGCTTCATTTCTCTTCGGTACTTATTTTGCTTTTTCCCTGCGCATTGATAAAAAATCAATTCCGGCCAAACTGATTCAAAAACATATGGCCATTGAAACGGAGAAAAAAAAGAAAGAGAGCGGCAGACCCTTTATTTCAAAAAATGAAAAAGCTGAAATCAAAGAGATGGTTGTCGATATTCTGATGCATAAAACGCCTTTTATTCCCAACATATATGATGTGCTATGGGACTATGAAAATAAAAATTTAATTTTATTTTCCACCCAGAAAGCGGCCAATGAACTGTTTGAAACGCTGTTTTTCAAATCCTTTGACCATAAACCCATCAAAATATTTCCATATACAATTGTGGAAAAGCTGGGCAGTTTTTCAAATGATAAAAAAGACAGGATATTGGCGTTATCGCCCTTAAATATGAAAGGTATATGA